A single genomic interval of Juglans regia cultivar Chandler chromosome 1, Walnut 2.0, whole genome shotgun sequence harbors:
- the LOC108996149 gene encoding ATP synthase subunit beta, mitochondrial-like yields MGLSLNTDSFHQSMVFDFGEETNLSGKKNSAHLLLDIMPLKMVFKPFERGGEIKADHYLPIHRDPPTFVEQAPEQEILVPGIKVVDLLAPYQRGGKIGLFGGAGVGKFLLSMELINNVAKAHGGFSVFAGVGGCTREGNDLHREMMESGVIKQSEKEVQSKCAPVYGQMESGVRFFVHYWAGVSPLQCFGEFVSGSIADEQRKIVVRNSCGLVVGCIRPTPWCLLLNNGNVSTLQLFDTC; encoded by the exons ATGGGGCTGTCTCTAAATACAGACAGTTTTCATCAAAGCATGGTGTTCGATTTTGGGGAGGAGACAAACCTGAGCGGTAAGAAGAATTCCGCTCATCTTTTGCTTGATATAATGCCACTTAAAATGGTGTTTAAGCCCTTTGAGAGAGGAGGGGAAATAAAAGCCGATCACTATTTGCCAATCCATAGAGATCCTCCAACATTTGTTGAGCAAGCACCAGAACAAGAAATCCTTGTTCCGGGAATTAAGGTTGTTGATCTTCTTGCACCATACCAAAGGGGTGGTAAGATTGGTCTGTTTGGTGGTGCTGGTGTAGGAAAATTTTTGCTTAGCATGGAACTTATCAACAATGTTGCAAAAGCTCATGGTGGTTTCTCTGTGTTTGCTGGAGTTGGAGGATGCACTCGAGAGGGTAATGACTTGCATAGGGAAATGATGGAGAGTGGTGTCATTAAGCAGAGTGAAAAGGAGGTTCAAAGCAAATGTGCTCCTGTATATGGTCAAATGGAGAGTGGTGTCAGATTTTTTGTTCACTATTGGGCTGGTGTATCACCACTTCAA TGTTTTGGAGAATTTGTCAGTGGATCCATAGCTGATGAGCAGAGGAAGATTGTTGTTCGTAACTCATGCGGCCTTGTGGTGGGATGTATACGGCCAACACCATGGTGTCTGCTATTGAACAATGGGAATGTGTCTACCTTACAGCTCTTCGACACCTGCTGA